The following proteins are co-located in the Cryptococcus neoformans var. grubii H99 chromosome 1, complete sequence genome:
- a CDS encoding N2,N2-dimethylguanosine tRNA methyltransferase, with translation MPRPSSGSRQLIATATRTSSRKMTTQPRYTVPLKEPHPANYSLHTESTTTIFLPNEGAFLNPVQHYNRDMSVAVIRAWNEMRKEELEEKWRVRLERRGGKPRPRKKKNKKAAEGEAKAMAIEAEEEKPENEGTMEVEGDALAEVKESEEPVAGPSNGAGVSKFRAPSINILEALAATGLRSIRYAKEIPNVKYVLANDLSPSACEAMRRNVEFNGVGMDYDAPVKQEQETKSEVVKMPNEEANEEIKKGGVVEHVEKKQEVQPEVKDEVGRRPGCRGRVKINEGDACAFMYNHRSAVGPSARVDVVDLDPYGTAAPFLDAAIGCISDGGLLAITCTDLAVLAGQQYPEKCYSNYGGTNVHAEYTHEAALRLVMHSLASVAARYGRYITPLLSFSIDFYVRLFVRIDTRPEQVKHLASQTGVVFTCQYCQTAVNQPFGKVISKETAKGKEMTAFKTVAGPTAGNGSACEECGGTMHLGGPLWLGPLQDNEFAKRVIKEIESTEKEYKTYNRMLGMLTLASQELPDPWFFTANRIAKSVHASSLPMNKILSALLNAGYKISRSHCSPGAVKTDAPRSFIYDIMREEAKENPVRMDKIAEGSPARKILAKPITHTIDFTPHPDASLERQGKETFYQVNPLPNWGPAPRAKSLGEKRKAEVDAENDEADAVIGGEGVKRTKVVVEEEEMMNA, from the exons ATGCCTCGCCCATCGTCCGGCTCACGTCAACTTATTGCAACAGCAACACGTACATCCTCGCGCAAAATGACCACTCAGCCACGATACACCGTCCCTCTCAAGGAACCCCATCCAGCCAACTACAGCCTGCACACGGAGTCAACAACGACCATCTTTCTCCCAAATGAAGGCGCTTTCCTCAACCCGGTCCAGCACTACAACCGAGATATGAGTGTCGCGGTAATCAGGGCATGGAATgaaatgaggaaagaagaacttGAAGAGAAGTGGAGGGTCAgattggagagaagaggaggaaaacCTAGGCctaggaagaagaagaataagAAGGCAGCAGAGGGGGAAGCCAAAGCCATGGCCATtgaggctgaagaagagaagccAGAGAACGAGGGGACTATggaggttgagggtgaTGCTTTGGCAGAAGTGAAGGAAAGTGAGGAACCTGTTGCAGGGCCTTCAAATGGAGCTGGAGTT AGCAAATTCCGGGCGCCTTCCATCAACATTCTTGAAGCTCTTGCTGCTACTGGTCTTCGGTCCATCCGATACGCCAAAGAAATTCCCAACGTTAAGTATGTCCTTGCCAACGATCTTTCACCTTCTGCTTGTGAAGCTATGAGGAGAAACGTAGAATTTAACGGTGTCGGCATGGACTACGATGCGCCCGTgaagcaagagcaagaaacCAAGAGTGAAGTTGTTAAAATGCCTAACGAAGAGGCAAACGAGGAGATCAAGAAGGGTGGAGTGGTTGAGCAtgtcgagaagaagcaggaggTTCAGCCTGAAGTGAAGGATGAAGTTGGTCGAAGACCAGGTTGTAGAGGACGAGTCAAGATCAACGAGGGCGATGCCTGTGCTTTCATGTATAACCACCGTTCCGCCGTCGGACCCTCTGCCCGTGTTGACGTTGTCGACCTCGACCCTTATGGTACTGCTGCTCCCTTCCTCGATGCCGCCATTGGCTGCATCTCCGATGGTGGTCTCCTCGCCATCACATGTACCGATCTAGCCGTGCTTGCTGGTCAACAGTACCCCGAAAAGTGTTACTCCAACTATGGCGGCACCAACGTTCACGCCGAGTACACTCATGAAGCTGCGTTGAGGCTTGTGATGCACTCTCTAGCCAGCGTTGCGGCGCGATATGGGAGGTATATCACACCTCTTTTGTCCTTCTCTATCGATTTCTATGTGAGATTGTTTGTAAGGATCGACACCAGACCAGAGCAGGTCAAACATCTTGCTAG CCAAACTGGTGTGGTCTTCACTTGCCAGTACTGTCAAACAGCTGTGAACCAACCATTCGGCAAAGTCATCTCTAAAGAAACCgccaagggcaaggagaTGACCGCATTTAAGACTGTTGCTGGGCCCACGGCCGGTAACGGGTCTGCTTGTGAGGAATGTGGGGGGACTATGCAC CTTGGTGGGCCTCTTTGGCTTGGTCCCTTACAAGATAACGAGTTCGCCAAGCGTGTCATCAAGGAAATCGAGAGCACAGAAAAGGAATACAAGACGTACAACAGGATGTTAGGAATGTTGACGTTGGCTTCTCAAGAACTGCCCGATCCTTGGTTCTTCACCGCCAACCGAATCGCCAAATCTGTACACGCCTCTTCCTTACCTATGAACAAAATTCT CTCCGCCTTGCTTAATGCAGGTTATAAAATCTCCCGCTCCCATTGTTCCCCTGGTGCCGTTAAGACTGATGCGCCTCGTTCGTTTATCTACGACATCatgcgagaagaagcaaaggAAAACCCTGTAAGGATGGATAAAATTGCAGAAGGATCGCCTGCTAGGAAGATCTTGGCAAAGCCCATCACTCACACCATCGATTTCACTCCCCATCCTGACGCTTCCCTGGAACGACAAGGTAAAGAAACATTCTACCAAGTCAACCCCTTGCCCAACTGGGGTCCCGCTCCTAGGGCAAAGAGCCTTGgtgaaaagagaaaggcgGAAGTGGATGCTGA
- a CDS encoding histone chaperone ASF1, whose product MSIVNIRNIELLNNPAKFDDPYNFRIKFEAIAPLAEDLDWRLIYVGSASSEEFDQELDNCSVGPIPAGINAFDFSAPAPAHHLLPSVEPDEILGVTVIIITASYREKEFVRVGYYVNTYYEDEELKENPPSVVQWDKLHRNVLIEKPKVTRFQNNWDSAPQLNTFDGQQPAAELPPSGGNPELFNAPLPPPVQRATAAGGMDVDQPMA is encoded by the exons ATG TCCATT GTAAACATTCGCAACATCGAGCTCCTTAATAACCCCGCCAAGTTTGACGACCCATACAATTTTAGGATCAAGTTTGAGGCCATTGCACCTTTGGCAGAAG ACTTGGATTGGAGGTTGATCTACGTTGGAAGCGCTTCTTCTGAGGAATTTGACCAAGAACTTGATAACTGCTCTG TTGGTCCTATCCCCGCCGGTATAAACGCTTTCGACTTTtcagctcctgctcctgcccatcatctccttccctctGTCGAGCCGGATGAGATTCTCGGAGTGACTGTCATAATTATCACCGCTTCATACCGTGAAAAGGAATTTGTCAGAGTGGGATACTATGTCAACACGTACtatgaggatgaagagttAAAGGAGAATCCTCCGAGCGTAGTGCAATGGGATAAGCTCCATAGGAACGTGTTGATTGAGAAGCCCAAGGTTACTAG ATTCCAAAACAACTGGGACTCTGCGCCTCAATTAAATACTTTCGACGGCCAACAACCTGCAGCTGAACTGCCACCTTCTGGCGGTAACCCCGAACTCTTCAACGCGCCTTTACCTCCACCTGTCCAAAGAGCGACCGCCGCCGGAGGAATGGATGTTGATCAACCTATGGCATAG